Proteins encoded together in one Etheostoma cragini isolate CJK2018 chromosome 11, CSU_Ecrag_1.0, whole genome shotgun sequence window:
- the LOC117953192 gene encoding trace amine-associated receptor 13c-like — translation MEILEEVELCFPQLINASCKKQTHTHFEFILSYITLSSITVITTSLNLLVIISISHFKQLYTPSNLLLLSLAVSDFFVGLLIFFQIILIDGCWFLGDIMCTLYYLLDYTITSASVGSMVLISIDRYVAICDPMHYSTKVTEKRVQVCVCLCWICSVIFEMLVLSDNFKQPGRYNSCYGECVVVNNYFAGLVDLVVSFIGPVTVIIVLYMRVFVVAVSQARAMRSHTASVTLQGSVKVTAKKSEMKAARTLGVVVVVFLICFSPYYCVALPGDNLLNASSNAFVLCLFYFHSCLNPLIYALFYPWFRKCIKLIVTLQILQPGSSKTNIL, via the exons ATGGAGATCCTGGAAGAAGTTGAACTCTGCTTCCCGCAACTCATCAATGCCTCCTGCAAGAAGCAAACGCATACTCACTTTGAGTTCATACTGTCTTACATTACACTTTCCTCCATAACTGTGATCACCACAAGTCTCAACCTGCTGGTCATCATCTCCATCTCCCACTTCAA GCAGCTCTACACCCCCtccaacctcctcctcctctctctggctgtctcagaTTTCTTCGTGGGCCTcctcattttctttcaaattataCTCATAGACGGCTGCTGGTTCCTCGGTGACATCATGTGTACTCTGTATTATCTTTTGGACTATACCATTACTTCTGCATCAGTAGGAAGCATGGTGCTTATATCTATTGACCGCTATGTGGCTATTTGTGATCCTATGCATTACTCTACTAAAGTCACAGAAAAACGAGTTCaagtctgtgtttgtctgtgttggatATGTTCTGTAATCTTTGAAATGCTGGTGCTAAGTGATAACTTCAAACAACCAGGCAGGTATAACTCCTGCTAtggggagtgtgtggttgtCAATAATTATTTTGCAGGACTTGTTGATCTAGTTGTATCCTTTATTGGTCCTGTAACTGTCATCATAGTTCTGTATATGAGAGTGTTTGTggtggctgtgtctcaggcTCGTGCCATGCGGTCTCATACTGCATCTGTCACACTTCAGGGTTCAGTGAAAGTAACTGCTAAGAAATCTGAAATGAAAGCAGCCAGGACTCtcggtgttgttgttgttgtgtttctaatatGTTTCTCCCCATATTACTGTGTTGCTCTTCCAGGCGATAACTTGCTCAATGCTTCATCCAATGcatttgtgttgtgtcttttcTATTTTCACTCCTGTTTAAACCCTCTGATCTATGCCCTTTTTTACCCCTGgttcagaaaatgtattaaactcATTGTAACGCTTCAGATACTGCAGCCTGGCTCCAGTAAGACTAACATactatag
- the LOC117953193 gene encoding trace amine-associated receptor 6-like — MEIVEEVELCFPELLNASCKKPMRTPFETIPSYIILSSITLLTTTLNLLVIISISHFKQLHSHTNLFLLSLAVSDFFVGLLLFFQIMLIDGCWFLGDLMCTLYYLLDYAITSASVGSMVLISVDRYVAICDPMHYSTKVTEKRVQVSICLCWICSVVFQILILKDNFKQPGRYNSCSGECVVVTDYIAGFVDLVVSFIIPVTVIIVLYMRVFVVAVSQARAIRSHTASVTLQGSVKVTAKKSEMKAARTLGVVVVVFLICLCPYYFVALTDNFLNPLSAAFVICLYYFNSCLNPLIYALFYPWFRKCIKLIVTLQILQPGSSETNVL, encoded by the exons ATGGAGATCGTGGAAGAAGTTGAACTTTGCTTCCCAGAACTCCTTAATGCCTCCTGTAAGAAGCCAATGCGTACTCCCTTTGAGACCATACCGTCTTACATTATACTGTCCTCCATCACTCTGCTCACCACAACTCTCAACCTGCTGGTCATCATCTCCATCTCCCACTTCAA GCAACTCCACAGCCACACaaacctcttcctcctctctctggctgtctcagaTTTCTTCGTGGGTCTCCTTTTGTTCTTTCAAATTATGCTAATAGACGGCTGCTGGTTCCTCGGTGACCTCATGTGTACTCTGTATTATCTTTTGGACTATGCCATTACTTCTGCTTCAGTGGGGAGCATGGTGCTCATATCTGTTGACCGCTATGTGGCTATTTGTGATCCTATGCATTACTCCACTAAAGTCACAGAAAAAAGAGTTCAAGTTagtatttgtctgtgttggaTATGTTCTGTAGTTTTTcaaattctgattctgaagGATAACTTCAAACAACCTGGCAGGTATAACTCCTGCTCTGGGGAGTGTGTAGTTGTCACTGACTACATTGCAGGATTTGTTGATCTGGTTGTATCCTTTATTATACCTGTCACTGTCATCATAGTTCTGTATATGAGAGTGTTTGTggtggctgtgtctcaggcCCGTGCCATACGGTCTCATACTGCATCTGTCACACTTCAGGGTTCAGTGAAAGTAACTGCTAAGAAATCTGAAATGAAAGCAGCCAGGACTCtcggtgttgttgttgttgtgtttctaatatGTCTCTGTCCATATTACTTTGTTGCTCTTACTGATAACTTTCTCAATCCTTTATCTGCTGCATTTGTAATATGTCTGTATTATTTTAACTCCTGTTTAAACCCTCTGATCTATGCCCTTTTTTACCCCTGgttcagaaaatgtattaaactcATTGTAACCCTTCAGATACTGCAGCCTGGCTCTAGTGAGACCAACGTACTATAG
- the LOC117953194 gene encoding trace amine-associated receptor 4-like: MEIVEEVELCFPELLNASCKKPMRTPFEIIPSYIILSSITLLTTTLNLLVIISISHFKQLYTDSNLILLSLAVSDFFMGLLVFFQIMLIDGCWFLGDLMCTLYYVLDYTICAASVGSMVLISVDRYVAICDPMHYSTKVTEKKVQVSICLCWICSVVFQILILRDNFKQLGRYNACFGECVVVSDYIAGFVDLVISFIIPVTVIIVLYMRVFVVAVSQARAMRSHTASVTLQGSVKVTAKKSEMKAARTLGVVVVVFLICLCPYYCVALTDNLLNPLSAAFVICLYYFNSCLNPLIYALFYPWFRKCIKLIVTLQILQPGSSETNIL, from the exons ATGGAGATCGTGGAAGAAGTTGAACTTTGCTTCCCAGAACTCCTTAATGCCTCCTGTAAGAAGCCAATGCGTACTCCCTTTGAGATCATACCATCTTACATTATACTGTCCTCCATCACTCTGCTCACCACAACTCTCAACCTGCTGGTCATCATCTCCATCTCCCACTTTAA GCAGCTCTACACCGACTCCAacctcatcctcctctctctggctgtctcagaTTTCTTCATGGGCCTTCTTGTGTTCTTTCAAATTATGCTCATAGACGGCTGCTGGTTCCTCGGTGACCTCATGTGTACTCTGTATTATGTTTTAGACTATACAATTTGTGCTGCTTCAGTGGGGAGCATGGTGCTCATATCCGTTGACCGCTATGTGGCTATTTGTGATCCTATGCATTACTCCACtaaagtcacagaaaaaaaagttcaagttagtatttgtctgtgttggaTATGTTCTGTAGTTTTTCAAATTCTGATTCTGAGGGATAATTTCAAACAACTTGGCAGGTATAACGCCTGCTTTGGCGAGTGTGTGGTTGTCAGTGACTACATCGCAGGATTTGTTGATCTGGTTATATCCTTTATTATACCGGTCACTGTCATAATAGTTCTGTATATGAGAGTGTTTGTggtggctgtgtctcaggcTCGTGCCATGCGGTCTCATACTGCATCTGTCACACTTCAGGGTTCAGTGAAAGTAACTGCTAAGAAATCTGAAATGAAAGCAGCCAGGACTCTCggtgttgttgtagttgtgtttCTAATATGTCTCTGTCCATATTACTGTGTTGCTCTTACTGATAACTTGCTCAATCCTTTATCTGCTGCATTTGTAATATGTCTGTATTATTTTAACTCCTGTTTAAACCCTCTGATCTATGCCCTTTTTTACCCCTGgttcagaaaatgtattaaactcATTGTAACCCTTCAGATACTGCAGCCTGGCTCTAGTGAGACCAACATACTATAG